Within Malus domestica chromosome 04, GDT2T_hap1, the genomic segment TCATGGCCGACCCTGTTGTCTTGGCCACTGGCGAGGTATCAGGTTCACAAATttacaacttttcttttctgtATCTGTGAAAATTTTGAGGAATTCGTGACTAATTCGAATTTGCATGCAGGAATTTCGTGTTTTTAAGATTTGGGTTGTTCTTATATTGGGGATTTTCGTTTTTGCTTTCGCATCAAGATTGGTTCTTCATTTTTGGAGTTGGGatttcaagatttttttttgttttgttttctgcgGTAATTTGTTGTGCAATTTCTTTGCAGTGAAACTGTTTGCTACTATGTGTTTGATATGAAGAACTGTCGGAGTTTTAATGGTCTTGTCAGTAATTTATGTTGTCATTCCTCCATTGTAATGGGAAAAGTCGAAAAATTGTTTGATCACGAGAGTAGTACTCCCAAAGGAAACTTCTGtagtttttcttttgatatatGTGTTtgtattgtatatatatacatatgcacacacacatatgtatgtTATTCGTTTATCTCCGCGAATGctacacacacatatgtatgCTGTGCGTTTATCTCCGCGAAATGCTGGTATTGATCGAATAGGGATTTACTGCTTCAACTGAACTTCTGAGATGAGCTGTGATTATAAAACCTCAATGAGTAATTTGTTCATTGCATATACAAAGTAGGTATAGAAACAGTTATTTACTTGCGTTTTGTAGCGTTTATGAATTATTTAGGATCAGATCACCGCTCCTGCAAATATGGTAGCATCGCTAGCATCCTCCTTGACCGTATGATCTTAGAATTCGTGTATCTGTCAGATGTTTTGAGTTCACGCCTTTGGTTGGTAGCACCTTGAATTCATGCAGTTTCTAATGTTTTACATATCTTTATTGGATTACAGACTTTTGATCGACCATTCGTTCAGAGGTGGTTGAACGAAGGCCACAGAACGTGCCCTCAAACAAACCAAGTCATCTCTCATACTGTCCTTACCCCTAATCACCTGGTTCGAGAAATGATTTCACAATGGTGCAGGGAGCGTGAAATTGAGCTTCCGAAACCTGTTCAGGATATTGATGAGCAACTTGTCACCAATGCAGACCGAGGATATCTGAATTCACTGCTTGAGAAGATGTCATCATCTCTATCTGATCAGAAAGCAGCAGCAAAAGAGCTTCGACTGCTAACAAAGCGAAGTTCATCATTTCGGGCACTTTTTGGCGAGTCTACCGAGACCATTCCGCAATTGCTCAATCCACTTTCACTGGGACAGGTTGATGCTCATCCTGATCTTCAAGAAGATCTGATCACCACACTACTAAACCTCTCAATTCATGACAATAACAAAAGATTAGTTGCAGAGAACGCTTCAGTCATCTGTCTGCTTATTGAATCCTTAATATCTGGAACTGTTCAAACAAGAAGCAATGCTGCTGCAACTTTCTTCACACTATCAGCAATTGAATCCAACAAGATTACTATTGGAGCATCAGGTGCTATAAAGCCTTTGATTGACCTGTTAGATGAGGGGCATCCATTAGCAATGAAGGATGCTGCTTCGGCGGTATTCAGCCTGTGTACTGTCCTTGAAAATAAGGGAAGGGCCGTCAATGCTGGAGCAGTCAGGGTGATTCTGAAGAAGATTATGGATCGTGTTTTAGTTGCAGAGTTGTTAGCTATACTTGCAATGCTATCCAGCCATCACAGAGCTGTTCAGGAAATGTGTGAGCTTGGCGCTGTGCCTTGCTTGATTGGCATCACAAGGGAGAGCGACTGCGAGCGCAGCAAGGAGAACTGTGTCGCAATCCTTtacacaatctgttttgctgaCCGGACCAAACTGAAGGAAAttaaggaagaggaaatgctTAATGGTACATTTTCTAGACTTGTACAAACCGGCACTTCGAGGGCGAAGAGAAAGGCCAGCGGAATTCTTGAAAGGCTGAATAGGACCGGTTCAATAACGCACACTGCTTGACAGAAATCgaacttttcttctcttttttctccCCCAAGAAGGTATTACCCTATCACACCCCATGTAAATGTCGTATATTTCGTACTATACTCCACCTGTACACAGAAAAGAGCTCACAGATTTGTACACATTACTTGAAATTTTCCTAGGCAAAGTTTTGGTCCATAAGATTTTAGTCCATTTCTAGACATGTAAGGGCCATTGGAATTTCACCTCTCTTTGATGGCAAAAGAAATCACAACTAGTACATATCGTTTCTGTGTGTTTTCCGGCTCATTTTCCGATTCTCGGGTAGAAACGGTGGTATATCACAATGTTCATATCTCTCTCGTCACGTGTTACATTGTCAGGTTTGTGCCTCTTTGAAATGCCATCATAAATATAATGTTTCTTTTGGATTTTGTGATTGAATGGTGATTAATTGTAGGGCCTCCATAGTTTCTTCCACCCTAATATTTTAAGTGCGTCGGCAGGCTGCTTAATTTCCGAcgtcttttcttttttaatacaaTACTTAAGCACTGGATTAAGTCGTTAAACCATAATTATGTTCGATAACGACATGTTTAGTGGGCACTAATAGGATTTACGaactttaataataaaaaataaaaataaaaaggaaagaaaaatgcAAACCACAGTTCACTACAAGCCATTATAAACCCTAGAGGACAACTCACATCATGCAGCATTTGATGGTGCCATTTTCTGGTCCTACTCCTATGTCCTATCCACAAACATTCCTATCCACAAACATTCGTCAAGAATCTCTCAATATTTTTGTACCAAAAAGATACCCATGATATTTGAAAGCCGTGGGTTTAGATTCGAAGGTGTTGTCTAATTAGGGTGGTACTCAGATCAAGTAAGATCGCATCGAGTTGAGTGTGACCAAACTATagagttttcttctttttgtaaaGTGCCCTACAGATAAGGTAGTCGAAAACCATCTACGAACTGTCAAAACATCATTTCTTTTTTCGTTTCTATTATTTTTTGCTTTCGGTTGAGTGAGGGAGTGTGGTCCTAAGGGCTAAAACCTTGAAGGAGGGGGGTGCTGGGGCGAGCAACTTTAGGGGTTTGACAAGTAATACCATAGATCCCTTATCTGG encodes:
- the LOC114824470 gene encoding U-box domain-containing protein 9-like, with protein sequence MARKGFVSGEGTVTEADASTAAEKAKAVEIKKQLERLVKAIVDEDDYRVETADEAIRTLASLKDLKSQKSFSFKLAEGGSHGGGVLAAVPKEFRCPISGELMADPVVLATGETFDRPFVQRWLNEGHRTCPQTNQVISHTVLTPNHLVREMISQWCREREIELPKPVQDIDEQLVTNADRGYLNSLLEKMSSSLSDQKAAAKELRLLTKRSSSFRALFGESTETIPQLLNPLSLGQVDAHPDLQEDLITTLLNLSIHDNNKRLVAENASVICLLIESLISGTVQTRSNAAATFFTLSAIESNKITIGASGAIKPLIDLLDEGHPLAMKDAASAVFSLCTVLENKGRAVNAGAVRVILKKIMDRVLVAELLAILAMLSSHHRAVQEMCELGAVPCLIGITRESDCERSKENCVAILYTICFADRTKLKEIKEEEMLNGTFSRLVQTGTSRAKRKASGILERLNRTGSITHTA